ACCAGGTGGTTTGCGTCACTACCGTCGATCGGACCTACCTGGAAGGATTCGTACCGGGAGCGAGACTGAAGGTCCTGCCTACGGGCGTCGACACCTCTTATTTCATTCCCGGCACGGGCAAGGTCGAGCCCAACACCATTCTCTATGTCGGCGCCTTTCGCCATGAACCGAACGTGGACGCCATGCTGTTTTTCGTCAACCGGGTGCTGCCGCTGCTGATGGAGGAGATCCCGGAGACACACCTCTATATCGTCGGGTCCTCCCCCACGCCGGAGATCCTGGCCATGGACGACCACCCGGCCATCACCGTCACCGGATTCGTACCGGACCTGAGGGAGTACTATGCCCGCGCCCAGGTCGTGGTGGTTCCCGTTCGCACCGGAGTCGGAATCCGAGGCAAGGTCCTCGAAGCGTGGGCTTGCGGCAAGGCGGTCGTCGGGACTCCTCTCGCCTTCCAGGGAATTCGCGCCATCCACGGGCAGAACGCCCTCGTCGCCGAGACTCCCGCGGAGTTCGCCATGTGGATTTCGGCTCTCCTGAGGAACCCGGCGTTCACGGCTCATCTGGCGGAATCAGGCCGCCGCACCGTGACCGAACACTACGATTGGGCACCACTGGCCGCACGTCTGGCAGACCTCTACGAGGAAACTGCGAAATTCAAGAAGAGCGGGGATACCGGAATCGGGCAGAGGCGATTTTCGCCGCCGGCGGTCAATTGAAGGGGTCAGGGGAGGAATGGAAATGAGTGAGCTTCCATTCTCCGTTCTCGCGCTGATAGATCTCGGTCCAACGGCCCGTCTCCCGCTGGAGCCGTCCCTTGGCGTGATACGCCATCAGATACTGGGAAGTGATCCACCCGACGTCGCCGCTGAACTCGATCTGGATATTGTCGGTTAGCAACGTTATGTCGTGGACCTGACTGAAATATTGATGAAGCGTGTTCTCAAATGTCTTGAAATCGGAGAAACGGGGAGGCGGAACCTTCTCAAATACCACCGCCTGCTCGGCATAGACGCCTCTCAACGTCAACATGTCCTTCTGTTGCCAGCCGCTGACATGTTGCCGGTGCATATTCAACAGTAATTCTCTCGGATTATTGCGCATAGGTTGAGGGCAATCATACCATAAATGTCGATTTATGCCTAGCGTGCCGCGGCCGGCGCCGCCACGGGTCTCTGGCCGATCTTGACTTCTCAGCTCATCGAGTCCGGGTTCGCCGCCAGTGCCTCCAATACTTTTTCGGCCATGGCCCGGGTCCCGATGGACTCTTCTCCGGTCCGCGCCAGGTCGGCGGTCCGGTGGCCCTGGTGCAGGCACGTCTCCACCGCCGAATCGATCCGGCGGGCGATGTCATCCCGTCCCAGGGAATAACGGAACAGGAGCGCCGCACTGGAGATGGCGGCCAAGGGGTTCGCCCGTCCTCTTCCGGCAATGTCCGGCGCCGTGCCATGGACCGGCTCGTAGAGCCCCTTCCGGACCCCCTCCGCCGGAGCCCCCAGACTGGCGGACGGCAGCAGGCCGATGGACCCGGCCAGCACCGCCGCCTCATCACTGAGGATGTCCCCGAACAGGTTCGTGGAAAGAAGCACGTCGAAATGCCTGGGCCGCGAGATCAACTGCATGGAACAGTTGTCCACCAGCATGTGCTCCAAACCCACATCCGGGTAGTCGTTTGCGACCTCCTCCACCACCGTGCGCCAGAGCAGCGAGCTCTCCATGACGTTGGACTTGTCCACGCTGGTGACGAGGCGGCGCCGTTCCCGGGCCAGTTGAAAGGCGGCCCGGGCGATCCGTTCGATCTCGTAGTCGTGGTAGATCTCCATGTTGTAGGCGCACCGGACGCCCGAACGCCGCTCGCTGCCCCGCGGCTCACCGAAATAGATCCCGCCCGTCAGCTCTCGAACGATCATGATGTCGACGTCTTCGATGATCGATTTCTTGAACGGCGAAGTATCCAGGAGAGACGGATGGGTCTTGACGGGCCGGAGATTGGTGAACAGCCCCAACTCCTTGCGCAGTCGAAGCAGAGCCTGTTCGGGACGCATCGGGGCGGGATTGGAGTCGAACCGGGAATCTCCCGCCGCCCCGACCAGTACGGCATCCGCTTCCCTGCAGGCAGCGAGAACAAAATCGGGCAGAGGGTCCCCGTAGCGCTCCAGGGCGGTTCCTCCGGCCGGAAAGGTGCGAATATCCAGTTGCAGACCGTGGTTGCGTCCACACCACTCCAGCACTTCGACGGCCGCGGCGATCACCTCCGGACCGATGCCGTCCCCCGGCAGCACGGCGATCACGTGGGTCATCAGTCATCCCCTCCCGGTGGTTCACTCCGAACGGTGGGAGCCTACCACAGCCCCCGCCGCCAACGCCCCGGGAGCCCGACTCCCATCCGGCGGGCTGCTATACTGTGACGCCGCCGGCCGGATTTCCCGCTCCGGCCGGTATCGATCGGCAACAGCGACGCAGCCGGACAGGCCAGGATCATGGCAGCCAAGACGACACCGGTGATCAGCCGTGCAATGGAAGATTACCTCAAGGCCATCTACGAGTTGGCCGCCGGAGACTCGCTGGTCACGACCTCCAGGGTCGCCGCCGCCATGTCATGCCGGCCGGCCAGCGTGACCAACATGGTCCAGCGCCTTTCCGACCTGAAGCTGGTGGAATACCAGCGCTACAAGGGAGTCCGCCTGACTCCGGCCGGAACCCGGATCGCGCTCGAGATCATCCGGCACCACCGGCTGCTGGAACTGTACCTGTCCGAGGTCCTGGGCTACACCTGGGACAAGGTGCACGAGGAAGCGGATCTCCTGGAACACGTCATTTCCGAGGAGTTCGAAGAGAAGATCGACCAGGCGCTGGGATACCCGCGCAAGGACCCCCACGGCGATCCCATTCCCACCAAGAAAGGCGAGATCGACCTGGAACGGGTGGGAAGGCTCTGGGACATGGTCGCCGGCCAGGAAACCCGGGTGCGGAGGGTCCGCGACAAGGACCCCAACGTCCTGCGCCACCTGGCCTCCATCGGCATCTTCCCCGACGTCAAGCTGGACCTGGTGAGGCGGGACCCTTTCAACGGACCCGTCTATGTCCGGGTCAATGGAGTCGAGCACGGACTCAGCGAGGAACTGGCGCGCCAGATCTTCGTCAGCCTGCCATGAGGGTGCCGCTCACTCCGCTGCGGTTTCTCTACCGCGCCAGGGACCAATTCGGTTCCAAAGCCGGCATCGTCGACGCCGGGCGAAGCTGGACCTACCGCGAGTTTTCCCGGCGCTGCCATCGCTTGGCCGCCATCCTCTCCTCCTGGCGGCTCCCCGCCGGCTCCCGGGTCGCTCTCCTCTCATACAACCAGCACCCGCTCCTGGAAGCCTATTACGGAGTCCCCTTGGCCGGCTGCATCCTCCTCCCTCTGAACACCCGTCTCCGGGCCGCCGACTTCCGCCACATCCTCAACGACGCGGGGGCTCGGGTCCTCATCTTCCATCCTGACTTTCTCCCCGTCGTGGAGGAGATTCGCCGCGACCTCAACAGCGTTCGGCGTTTCCTGCTCCTGGAGCCCGGTCCGTCCCTCGACTGGGTCGAGCCCGGCTCCTACCGGCGCCTGATGGAAACCGGCGAGTGCGCGCCGGACCGGGACATTGCCGGAGTCGACGAAGAGGACGTCGCCGAGATGTTCTACACCTCGGGCACGACGGCTCTACCCAAGGGGGTCATGCTCACCCATCGCAACCTCTACCTTCATGCGCTGGAGGTGTCCCTGGCATTGGGTATCCGGGAAGAGGACACCCAACTGCACACCATCCCCCTGTTCCACGTGAACGGTTGGGGGACGCCCCAGTTCCTGACCTGCCTGGGAGGACGGCACGTCCTCATGAAGCGCTTCCATCCCGGCGACGCGTACCGCCTGATCCAGGAACATGGCGTCACGTTCTTTTTCCTGGTGCCGACCATGGCCATTTCGCTCCTGAACCATTCCGAACGGGATCGGTTCGACACCTCTTCGGTCCGGTTGATCAACCTGGGGGGAGCAGCCGCCAATCCCCGGCTCGTGGAGCAATTGGAAGCGGCCTTCGACTGCCGGTGCGTCGCCGGCTATGGCCTCACGGAATGCTCTCCCGTGGTGACGCTCTCGTTTCCCAAGAGCCATCTCGCGGTCCAGGGCGAGCGCCGCCTTGCCGTCCAGTCCATGACCGGCTACCCCATTCCCGGCGTGGAACTGGCGCTGCTGGACGGGCAGGGCCGTTCCCTTCCCTGGAACGGCAGCGATCTGGGGGAGATCGCCATCCGGGGCGACGGCGTCATGAAGGGCTATTGGGGACAGGCGGAGCCGGAGGCGGCGGCCGGGAACTGGTTTCGGACCGGCGACCTGGCCACCATCGACCCGGACGGCTACGTTCAGATCGTCGATCGAAAGAAGGACATCATCGTCAGCGGCGGCGAGAACATCTCCAGCCTGGAGGTGGAACGGGTGCTTCTGACCCATCCCGGCGTCCTGGAATGCGCCGTGATACCGGTTCCCGACGAGCACTGGGGAGAGATCCCCAAGGCGGTGGTCGTCCCGAGAACGCCGGACTGTGTCACTCCGAAGGCGCTCGTCTCCTATTGCCGGCGCCGGCTGGCCTCCTTCAAGGTCCCCCGGATCGTCGAACTCGTGCCCGGCCTGCCCAAGGGAGGAACCGGCAAGATACTGAAGCGGGAACTCAGAAAGCGCGGCTGAAACCGCCGGTTCCGTGCCAAGGAAGGTTCGAACGGGCGGACCGGTCAGTCCGAATGGGCCAGATTCTCCAGATACTTCTCGGCGTCGATGGCCGCCCGGCAACCCGCCCCGGCGGCGGTGACCGCCTGGCGGTAGACGTGGTCGTGAATGTCACCGGCGGCGAAGACCCCCTCGACGCTGGTCCGGGAGCCGCCGTGGACGGAGATGTAGCCGCCGTGGGTCTTCACTTTGTCTCGAAAGGCCTGGGAGTTGGGCGTGTGCCCGATGGCGACGAACACTCCTTCCATTGGGATCTGACTTTCCTCGCCGGTCTTCACGTTGCGGAGCCGGATCGCCTCGACCCGTTTCTTTCCCGGGTCCAGGATATCGGTCACGACCGTGTCCCAGATAAAATTGATCTTGGGATGGCTCAGGGCGCGGGCCGCCATGATCTTGGAGGCCCTCAACT
The genomic region above belongs to Acidobacteriota bacterium and contains:
- the leuB gene encoding 3-isopropylmalate dehydrogenase; this translates as MTHVIAVLPGDGIGPEVIAAAVEVLEWCGRNHGLQLDIRTFPAGGTALERYGDPLPDFVLAACREADAVLVGAAGDSRFDSNPAPMRPEQALLRLRKELGLFTNLRPVKTHPSLLDTSPFKKSIIEDVDIMIVRELTGGIYFGEPRGSERRSGVRCAYNMEIYHDYEIERIARAAFQLARERRRLVTSVDKSNVMESSLLWRTVVEEVANDYPDVGLEHMLVDNCSMQLISRPRHFDVLLSTNLFGDILSDEAAVLAGSIGLLPSASLGAPAEGVRKGLYEPVHGTAPDIAGRGRANPLAAISSAALLFRYSLGRDDIARRIDSAVETCLHQGHRTADLARTGEESIGTRAMAEKVLEALAANPDSMS
- a CDS encoding long-chain-fatty-acid--CoA ligase; protein product: MPLTPLRFLYRARDQFGSKAGIVDAGRSWTYREFSRRCHRLAAILSSWRLPAGSRVALLSYNQHPLLEAYYGVPLAGCILLPLNTRLRAADFRHILNDAGARVLIFHPDFLPVVEEIRRDLNSVRRFLLLEPGPSLDWVEPGSYRRLMETGECAPDRDIAGVDEEDVAEMFYTSGTTALPKGVMLTHRNLYLHALEVSLALGIREEDTQLHTIPLFHVNGWGTPQFLTCLGGRHVLMKRFHPGDAYRLIQEHGVTFFFLVPTMAISLLNHSERDRFDTSSVRLINLGGAAANPRLVEQLEAAFDCRCVAGYGLTECSPVVTLSFPKSHLAVQGERRLAVQSMTGYPIPGVELALLDGQGRSLPWNGSDLGEIAIRGDGVMKGYWGQAEPEAAAGNWFRTGDLATIDPDGYVQIVDRKKDIIVSGGENISSLEVERVLLTHPGVLECAVIPVPDEHWGEIPKAVVVPRTPDCVTPKALVSYCRRRLASFKVPRIVELVPGLPKGGTGKILKRELRKRG
- a CDS encoding metal-dependent transcriptional regulator — encoded protein: MAAKTTPVISRAMEDYLKAIYELAAGDSLVTTSRVAAAMSCRPASVTNMVQRLSDLKLVEYQRYKGVRLTPAGTRIALEIIRHHRLLELYLSEVLGYTWDKVHEEADLLEHVISEEFEEKIDQALGYPRKDPHGDPIPTKKGEIDLERVGRLWDMVAGQETRVRRVRDKDPNVLRHLASIGIFPDVKLDLVRRDPFNGPVYVRVNGVEHGLSEELARQIFVSLP
- a CDS encoding nuclear transport factor 2 family protein, whose amino-acid sequence is MHRQHVSGWQQKDMLTLRGVYAEQAVVFEKVPPPRFSDFKTFENTLHQYFSQVHDITLLTDNIQIEFSGDVGWITSQYLMAYHAKGRLQRETGRWTEIYQRENGEWKLTHFHSSPDPFN